In Thermofilaceae archaeon, one genomic interval encodes:
- a CDS encoding helix-turn-helix domain-containing protein produces the protein MDDLLALVDPSSGRLVGYVRQVDGPEALQALSNETRFAILRSLAAEPKFPMDVARELGVNEQLVYYHMAKLKECGLVVEAGVERRRGATATRYSLAADGFVVLLRRRELGLAAPSPSPILEELLRNGNRVVMVLGSPEPHGPFRGRGRDHYLAARLAYALGASYGSTVELEIALDTDPRLDLSKGGVIVVGGPAANMLAARLNEHLPVYFDERRGFALVSRCSGRVYSDDNHGVVELIDNPFGSGRVLLIAGVHLPGTKAAFAALFKQGARLAEPNAHDDSAVAHVVEGVDTDGDGEVDDAVLLE, from the coding sequence ATGGATGATCTGCTCGCCCTAGTGGACCCCTCGAGCGGCAGGCTCGTCGGTTACGTGAGGCAGGTCGACGGCCCGGAGGCCCTGCAGGCACTCTCAAACGAAACCCGCTTCGCGATCCTGAGGAGCTTGGCGGCCGAGCCGAAGTTCCCCATGGACGTCGCCAGGGAGCTCGGCGTCAACGAGCAGCTCGTCTACTACCACATGGCCAAACTGAAGGAGTGCGGGCTCGTAGTCGAGGCGGGCGTCGAGCGGCGGAGGGGGGCGACCGCTACGAGGTACTCCCTGGCCGCTGACGGCTTCGTCGTCCTCCTGAGGAGGAGGGAGCTGGGGTTGGCCGCGCCCTCGCCATCCCCCATCCTCGAGGAGCTCCTCCGAAACGGCAACCGGGTCGTGATGGTGCTCGGAAGCCCGGAGCCCCACGGCCCCTTCAGGGGTAGGGGGCGCGACCACTACCTGGCAGCCCGCCTCGCCTACGCGCTCGGGGCATCCTACGGTTCCACGGTCGAGCTGGAGATCGCGCTGGACACCGACCCCCGACTCGACCTCTCGAAGGGGGGCGTCATCGTGGTGGGAGGGCCCGCGGCCAACATGCTGGCAGCGCGGCTCAACGAGCACCTGCCCGTGTACTTCGACGAAAGGAGGGGCTTCGCCCTCGTCTCCAGGTGCAGCGGGAGGGTGTACAGCGACGACAACCACGGCGTCGTCGAGCTCATCGACAACCCCTTCGGCAGTGGGCGCGTCCTCCTGATCGCCGGCGTCCACCTGCCGGGGACGAAGGCCGCTTTCGCAGCCCTATTCAAGCAGGGAGCCCGCCTCGCCGAGCCGAACGCGCACGACGACAGCGCGGTCGCCCACGTCGTCGAGGGCGTGGACACCGACGGGGACGGTGAAGTCGACGATGCCGTCCTCCTCGAGTAG